TTGATAACGACCTTCCTAGAAATGTCTTAGTTGGTAGTACTCCTGGCTAAATTGAGACTGGAAATGGAGATAAGAAGTTAAGGGTGTGAAATAACAATGGGTGCCCTGCTTGTGTAATAATTTGCAGTACTTACTGATTAAACTCCAATACTTTTTTATATACATATCGTCAAGAAGGATATACCTCTAGTTGCTATGAATGAGGGGTAGAGCAGAGCTTTGGGAGTAGGTGTAATGAGAAATGTGGAGCTTATAGGGATTACATGGGATTCATTCAGATATTAATGAAGTAATGACTTAATGTTGCTTTGACCTAACCTAAGCATGTTTTCATGCTAACAGCTAACTCTACATGACTCCAGAGCATCAACAAAAATAGGTGAAATTCCATTAAAATGAGATCTGCTGTAAAATATAAGCTCACTAGATATCACATGGTTTATCTAATGCCCTACTTTCTGAAACTAATCTAGGAGAGAATGCTAGAAATCAAAAGAAAAACAATGCCATTATCAATCCTAGAAGAAACATTGGAATATTTTATTTACTTCCTAACATTAGTAAGCAATAAAAATTGAGAACATTTATTCAAAATTGCTATTGAACACGCCCTTATTGTGTGTATCTGTGGTATATATGAAAATACAATCATATGTTTCAAAATGCATCAAATGAATTTACAAGACTACATGGTTTTTCTCTCGTTCTTTATGGCTTCATAGGAAGTCATTACCTCCTTAAACTTGGCCTCAGCAGCGTCTTTATTTTGTTGATTCTGATCTGGGTGAAATTCCTTTGCTTTGGTCCTAAACGCCGTCTTGATCTCAGCTTCTGTGTAAGGCTTTGCTCTGAACCTATCAAGACCCAACACCGAGTAGTGATGTGATAACGAGTAGCTAACATTATAATTTTCTCTAGGAGCTTCCCAGTAGTTAGCCCTAGCCCTGGaggaagaagacgaagaagaagaagaagatgaggaagTATCAGACTTCTTCCAGTACCAATCGTCTCGCTGGAAATGTTGATTATAAGAACCAGAATCATTTTCCCTCCAACTCTCGTATCCCCTTCTGTATTTGTTCCTCTCTCGATTGAACACGTTCTGCATACGCCTTATACGTTCCACTCTCTCCATTTCTTCTTCGTACTCCTCTCTCATCCTACGATTGTACTTTTTCCAAGCTTCTTCTTGAAATGATGTTCGGAATGATTTGCCCGATCCTCCTCCTTTCCATGATTGCGATGATCTGTTGATCAACTGAGAGTAAACCCAATCGACAGTTCTTCGCAATTGACCGACGGCGAACGTGGTGGCGGTGGCGCCAATTAATCCGAAGAGGAAAACGCCCCAAAGATTCGTGCCTTCTTTTTCCTGGTACGGCTTGTTTGGGGACGACGACGACGACGGCCATGGATGATCCTTTTTTTCTTTACCTTCCTCCTCGTCCTTCATCTTCCCCGGTCGAATCTTCAAAGATCGAATGCAATAACTATTAGAGTTGGATTTGGCAGAAGGTAATTGAAATTGAAGCACTGAAATGCATGATTAGGGTTTATGTTTTCCAACTGATTTTGGATTTCTTTTGTTCAATTTCGCAAACCAATATTTTCTAGCTGAGATGGACTTGTAATTTTGGAGCACGGGTAGGAGGGAGGGAAGGTAAAAAAAATAGAGGAATTGGCAAACTGAAATTtgcaaaataacatttttttttttttttaatttttatttttaattttaatttatttattttattaaaacttaaTGGAGTGACActcaattaattttaaaaaatcacattAACAAATGGCTGATTGGTTCGTGATTAGAAAATTGAGTTTTCTAAAATtgtgattctgaaatgaaaatctgaatttagttattgaaaacatgtttctgaaaatgtgattggttcactgtctgtaaattgtttttgaattttaaaaaactgaatctgtgattggtaataaatttgaaaatataacagaaacagAATATGTGATTGGTTCAGCTCAAtctgaaaattattttaattttatatattttatatatatataggatgtattatattaaattttgatttaatcacagtACATTGATTATATTCATAATAATATCGCATGGTTACTAATTTTggtttttttctaaattaaagttacatttttttcaattatttaagtATTGTTGTTATAACTAAGCCACATTTGTCCAGCAATGTCATCTCTAACATTTTCCATCTGGGCCATATAAGCTTGACTGAAATTCAACTCTGGTGTCTCGGAAATTCCTGCTCCATCTCCTTCTTGTTGGTTTTCAATTGTTGTATTAGATTGGCTTTCAGTTCCTTCAATATCTTCTACAGTTCTGGCATCAACTGAATATTGTTCAAACATTTCATCATTAATAGAATGCATTCTAATCCAGTTATGGATAGCACAACATGCTATTGGTATTCGACGTTGCTTTCCAAGCAAGTATGGAGGCATTGACTTCAAAATTGGAAACCTAGCTTTTAGAAGTCCAAAACAACGTTCAATCACATTACGCAATGATGAGTGTCTATAATTGAATAACTCCATTGCACCTCTAGGATGGTTCCCTCTTCCTCTAAAACGACGCAAGTGATAACGTTCACCACGATATGGTGCTAGAAACCCAGGCATATTTGGATAACCAGAATCAACAACATAGTATTTTCCTATATTAAaagaaattattaatatataagaacatttgaaagaaaattataatgtatcaaaattagtttattttaataCCTTGTGGTGGCATAGGGAAGTTATcatcttttctcattgcatcaaGAAGCACTCGGGAATCATTGGTTGTTCCTTCCCATCCAGCGTAGACATAAGTAAACATCATATTAAAGGAGCATGTAGCCATTACATTTTGTGTTACATCTACTTTTCTTCCTCTAAATGCAAGTTGTTTTAGAGTTGGTGCAACTGCACTTACATGAGTACCATCAATTGCTCCAACACAATCCTGCAAAACAAATTAGATAAATCATTACCAACATCAATTAAATTGATATGAATTATAACTggtatattattaaaattaacaaataaaatttaCCTTAAACCATGGGAAATACTTtgaattattttgaatttctgcTTGCACAGTGTTAAAATCAAGAGGCCTTATTACTTCATTTCCTAAATAACAGAATGCATCTAGCACTCTACCAAACTGACGACAAACAGTTTCTCCTGAATGTTGATATCTTTCAGCCACAGTTCTAACTCGTTGGTTGTGTGTAACTATCCATAGAAACATGACAACAGCTTCTTCAACACTAATTACCCTATCATGTTCTATGACTTCCATTTCAACTAATCGACGACATAAAGATCTAAAAGTATTAATGTCCATTCTAATTGTGTAAAAAAATCTATCAGGGTGTCCATTTAACAGCTCAAGTAAATATTGACGTCCAGACATATCTGAAGTGCGTAGTGGTCGTCTAATCTGTTTAGATTTTTGCATCTCTTGTAATCGATTAAGCATGATAACTTGACCAATTAATTCCTCGCTTGATGAAGAAGAAGTATCACCAAATAATATTTCAAACTCCTCATCTGAATCATCCATCTTAGGTACCTAATTATGACAATAATAAAAGTTTAATTCGAAAATTCACAAAGGTTAAAGAAATAACAAGGAACCATATAAGATAGTTCAATCATGACAATAAATACCAAGTTAAGTTCATTACACATTATTTAAGAAAATGTAAACTTCATGGTTTAGTAGTTCATGACAGACAAActcataataaataaacaatattaaatcACCCCATCAATGAATCAAGATAAGCACGACGACGCTCCTCATTCATTCTCATGAATATTCCACGCCATTCTGGGGTTGCTACAAACTCTTGCAACGCTTTGAGGTATATTTTGTTATCCAGATTTGGAATACCATCTAGAATGTTTTGACAATCTTCCACATTGTAAGAGTTAGTGACATTGCTGGTTTCCTCACTAATTCTCCTTTCTCTCGATTCATAATACTTACGCATAGTCTCACTCCGTACTAGTGATGCCTCAGTCTTAGCAGAAATACTTTTTGCAAGTTCTTCCATCACATGGTCGATGGATGGATTGGCCCCTttgttctttttctcttttggttTTGGTGCATCTGGTGGAGCAGAAGTAGCTCGACGACATACACCAGTAACTTCTTCCTCCTCTCCATAATTATCACCATCAAATTCAAAACCAACATCAACATGTGCTCCAGTTCCAACAAAATGACGCTCTTGTTGGCGTTCTTCAACTGAAGAAGGCGGAAGTTGAGTGGAGGCATAACTCATCCCACCAGTGGTTGTTGTATTATTGAATATTTCTCCAAGCATCCCATAGTGTTGCAATCcttttttttgaaatcttttcGCATTTGGATATTTCTACAAAAATCCAAAAACACATAAGGTTACAATGTAACATGAATTTAGAATAATCAAGTAATCAACAACACAAGTATAATATAAGTATATTACCTTTAGATAAGTGTCTCATACTTCATCATTTGCTGTAACAGTATTTGTTTGAGGATTCCATCCCATACCAGTTTGTTCCAAAAGATGAGAAAATTCACGATGTGCCTTTCTTAACCGATTGAATTTGGATTTCAATTGATGCATTTTATATCTCTTTCCAAAAGAATTTAATATGTCATTTTCTATTTTCAGCCATCCCTTTTTGTCCAAGGTTGTTGTTTGTAATCCTTTTTTGGCTTCTTCATATAGAAGACTAATAAAATATGATTCAATAGCCTCAGGCCAAGAAGCATGATCGTCAATGTCTACATTCTTCTCATCCATCTAATCATAATTTTAACTATCACAATCTATGTCTTCATAAATAATGCTTCTTTTAAATTTAATAGCCCAAGTTTTCAAAATCAAACATTCAAAACAAAGAATTCTAGAGATGTAAAGAAagtagagagagggagagaaagagctCACCTTAGATGATGCAGGTTGAGAGTAAATGGACTACAATGGTGTGATGATGTTGTGGTCAGCTGTTGCTTcaaacaaaagataaaaaataaaaataaaaaaataaaaacttttaGATTGGTATTCATCAAGAAGTCGAATATATGCTAATATActaaactcaacacaaaacagaaCACTATAAAGATTAAGCAAAACAAGAGAACTAAACTTATGAATCAAAACAGAAAGTAAAAATAAAAGGCaagaaattttattttgtttcggCCTCAACAGTAATGGCCTACTTCCAGCTGTTTCACTCCAAACTAGAAATCAAAATGTCAACTAATTAATATTGTTGGCTACCAATCTGTCAACTTAAGATTGTCGCCAATATTTTTCATAAGGTTTTCCATTCTCTTTTTTAATTTTGATCCTGTTATAGATTTATTTCATAGTCAAATTgctaaaataaaacaatttataTAACAATACTTTTATCAGCACCACCCATTTTAATATTTCCTGAGAACAAATTAAAAAATGGTTTGCACACCATACATGACAACGTGTCTATTATTCCTTATATTCCTTTCTTAAATTGAAAAGTTTGTCTTTCAATAAATTCAACAGAATTcatcacaaaataaaaaataataatttaactcATCACCTCGTTCAAATAAAGTACAAACttcattctctttttttttccaaTGAAACCCGTCACAAAGGTACAAACCAGTAAAACACAAAGGCAAAACAAAACCAGGAAACACAAATTCAAAGTACTGCAAAACTGAAAACAAAATATAAACCACAAAAAATGAAGTTGCAAACATATAAATCGAACATGCTTATACAAAGAAACCTCAATCCACTTAGTCAGACTATACCTCAACCCGACTGTCGCACTCAGTCCGGCAATGGTGTCTCTCCGTCAACCTGCAATCTTAGATCGAAAATGCTTCTCCCCTGCCTGGTGCTGGCAACGGCGTCCCTCTGCTGCAAATCAGCCAGCTGCACATGAGAAACCcctctacatatatatataaatatattcggAACTAAGTCCCTCTGCTACAAAGCTGCACATGAAAAATCcctctacatatatatatatatatttgaaactatacttaaatatatatatttatatatatatatatataccctgaACTTCACTACCCAAAAGCCATACGAATTTTActtaaatctatatatatataaatttactaCTTTACTACTCAGAagatacttttatatatatatacatatatacttaaCTACTTAGAGAtactcttttatatatatatatatatatatatacttaaatgtATTATATGAGAAGATTTTACCTGTGTAGAATGGAGAGGAAAAGATTGGTTGATCACGAGAGAAGACAACAGAGGAGAAGACTGGTCGATCTAATTAATAACAGAGGAGAAGAAAAGTTTCAATGGTGTAGCTTTgttgagagaagaagaagaactcTGCTTTTGACAGAGAGGCGgcgtagagagaaaatgagaaggAGAAAGTTTACAAAATGATTTTAGGGTTTTTAGATTGTAATATTGCAAAACTCCGAAAACGTGAATTTATTGTTTTCtcatttcttttataaatttgaGATACTGATTTGAGTttagttttcaaaaataaatctccAATCATCTATTTTAAAGGGTCCCACCAACTTTTAGTATTTGAAAACATTAAATTGTTTCCCAATAACTTACCAATCACACCCTAAATGTCCCTAAAATCACAATACCATTTTCTTTTCCTCTACCTTTGCTTTCTTCCTTTGCTAAGACCAAAAAAACCAGCTACTCTATTTCTTTCTTCCTCTGCTAAGACCAAAAAGATCTGCCACAATCAATatttttctcttctccttcttcttgtcTTCTTCATCAACGACCAATTCATCCCCTTCCCCTCTTTGTTGTAAAACTAAAAAGACTCttatcttctttttattcttttcattCTCCATTAATATTTTAGGGATTTTGTTCTTCATTCTCTTATTTGCAATAATTATTCTTCCATAATTGTAATGGAATCAGCCAATAATGTATTAACTACAGTTCCCACACCATCAAACGAACGTGAACAAGTAAgtattatgattttttttgtaCATAACAATTAGTATTTGAATGCTATCTTTATCATatagaaatgaaataaaaaatagataaaatgcaacaattaattttacactttgcATTTCGAAATTTTCATTATTCAAtacttgaaaattaaaaaaaatgaagttgATTCATAGTAACCATTTGCAGAAGATATGAAAATATAGAGTATATTATGTGACCATGTGCGACCCTATGCGATCTTTATGGTCGCACATGATTTGAACAAGATATGAAATAATAGACTGTACAATGCAACTGTGTGCGACCATATGCGATTCACATGGTCACACATGATTTGCGAAATATATGAAATACACTGTACGACCATGTGCGACCCTATGCAACCTTGTGCGACCAATTGCACAACATGTGAAAATATATTATGCGACCATGTGTGACCCACATGGTCACACAAGGTcttttagttaaatttttagTCGCATAAAGTCGCTTAGTTAATAAATTTGGATCGTTTAGTTAAATTTGTAATTCATGTTatagtttttatatttatattcttattatttatatatttttattcatttggCAACTTATTATTGTAGATGCCCAGAACTGTATTAACGACGGAGCTTCTTTGTATACCCCGTGTCATTACTACTAATACAGTTGCAAAATATAAAGTTACCATCAAATCTCTGCTGAGTGTAATAGGtcaaataaaataatggctttcaAAGTTTGACAATGTCGTTTTAAACATTACACCCAGTTGGGTCGTTTCTTGGACCTCAACACTCAAGGCTCTTTCCCTGGCACCTTAGCAAACTCGATAGTTTTGAGGATGGTAGATTGCCAAAAGAGGCATGAGTTATGGTTTTTGATTAATGGCAAACCTATGACGTTTTCTCTCCAAGAGTTGGCAATAGTATCTGGATTGTACACTAGTGGTGGACCAACACCTAAAGAAATGAAGGTTGTTTCTTCTGAGAAcaatttaaagaaaaagtactTCAATGACAAGATGTCTATTAAAATAAAGGGCATAGCTAGTGCTCTAGATAGCATACCAAAAGAATGTAGGACTAAGGATAGAGTGAAGTTGTGCTTTATCTATTTGCTCAGCACATTTCTAATAATGCAAGTCTTGGTTCAATAATAGATCTTAAATGGCTACAACTAGTGGACAAGCTAGATATATTTGACAAATATTATTGGGGGAAGCTGGCATATGAGAAGCTAGTAGAGCAAATCACGAAAAAAGATATGAAGAATAATCCCACTAAGAAGGAGATTAAGTGGAACTTCTTTAGTTGTCCTTGGATATTTCTGGTAAaaaatttgattatgattatatttTTATTCCCAGAAAACCATATTCCTCGATGGCTTGGTTGGAAAATAAATGATAAGTATAAACTCACAGTTACAAGATTATCAAAAGTAATAGAAAATGTATTGAGGTATTTATCCACATACAAAATTATGTATTGtcttgtattaaaaaaatatgatcAAGGCAACTTATGTTAGTTTCTTTTCTTTGTGTATTAGTTTTTTGTGCGACCTACATTAGCTCCAACTTCAAAGGAGAATGTAGAACATTTTTATGAAAGGCTTGGTTGCTACGAGGACAATGAAAATGACGTAATTGAtcagatttcttcatttttagtgGGTGATGTCATTTTACGTGATCCACAGTGTTCTGCGCCACATATGGAGCCTCCATCTTCGAATGTGGAGCCTCCCCAATTCACTCCAATTCCTCAAATATCGTACTTGCATCCATCCTCACATCCTCCCTCTTCTCATAATGCTCGTAGTGAGTTATTGGATTCAGTTAAGTGTTTGATAGCTGACCAGGAAAAGTTGCACAATGCAAGATATGAGGAGATTGAACATGTAAATAAAGAAAGGCACGACGCAATAATGACAACCATCGTCGACCATGCTTACTTGAATAGAGTGAGGCATGAGACACTATTAGAAAGATTGGATGTTTTGATTGACATCTTTCAACCTATAGCTGCACAACTTTATGGAACTGGAGGAGAAAATACTACAAAATATAACCAACAAGTAAATTTTATTTGCAATTACTTTAATATAGCTATTTTTATTGTcatctatattttttatttataataatatgccTTGTAACTTCATGGTTGTAGAATTCACCATCTTATGCACACTTTTTTGGATATGGATTTGTAACACCTACAGGAGAAAGGAACATGGAGGGTGGCCAAGCCTCCACACCTATAGGAGGGAAGATTGTTGAGAATACAACATCTAATTTTCCTACACAACCTGCAGAAAACGAAGTCACCACACAGTCTCATGTGTCTACAAATTCCTATGAGACACCGCCATCAATTATTTATGAAGAGCCCGGTGACGAGGTAGAACAAATCATTCGAGATGGTCGACCGTTGAGGTTAAGAAAACGTGCCCCAAGCTTGAAATCACCATTCACACCGTGGTCGAGGAAACGTCGATACTCTAAGTTGAGACCTCCTATTTTCGACCCTTTTAGGCAACCTATTGAAGATGATGTGCAAGCATTCTTTAGGTGGTACAATGGTGATACAGATGGTACAAGTTATATTCGTTGTAGCCATATGTCACATGACAGGAGTTTTTTTGAGATATTGTTGGCAAAGCAACGATATATTGATAGTGAGGTAAACTTTATCATTCAAATATATCatactaattatattctcatcataattaataatgaataaatatttttttgacaGCATGTAGATGAAATTACCTATTTATTTAGAAAAAGAATGGATTAATTTCATAATATCTTTCCAAAAGATATATGCatattgattgatgagtttggaCAACATGTGCGTGCACTATACCACGCGTCTCGACAGGAAAAAATAGTAATgtatgtaaaaaaaaaacttcagAGCTAATGTTGTTTGTTGATGGAATCAGACCAGTTAGGGCAAGAGTTTGGTCGGACGTCCATTACTTCTATGTGCCTTGGAATGACGGTGAACAACACTTGAGGTTAGTGGTAATTGACATCTGTAACTGGACGATATGGATTTATTACTCGATTCCAAGTCACTGGATCTCTATAGAGGCCATGAAAAATATCTATGCAACCACTTGCAGAATATTTTCCTTTTTTACTTCAAGACAATGACCATTTTGAAAACTTACGTCATCAGTGCAGTCGTCACAGATTTTTTCATGGCCTCTATAGAGATCCAGTGACTTGGAATCGAGTCATAAATCCATATCGTCCAGTTACGGATGTCAATTACCACTAACATCTAGTGATGTTCACCGTCATTCCAAGGCACATAGAAGTAATTGACGTCCGATCAAACTCTCGCCGTAACTGGTCTGATTCCATCAACAAATAACATTAGctcttgagttttttttttacataCATTACTATTTTCCTATCGAGACGCGTGTTATAGTGCACGCACATGTTGtccaaactcatcaatcaatatGAATATATCTTTTGGAAAAATATTATGAAATTTATCCAttctttttataaataaataggTAATTTCATCTACATGCTACCAAAAAAACATTTATTCAATATTAATTTTGATGGGAATATAATtagtattatataattattatgatatatttgaaTGATAAAGCTTACCTCACTATCAATATATTGTTGCTTTGCCAACAATATCTCAAAAAAACTTCTCTCATGTGACATCTGGCCACAACGAATATAACTTGTACCACCTGTATTGCCATTGTACCACCTGAAGAATGCTTGCACATCATCTTCAATAGGTTTCTTAAAAGGGTCGAAAATAGGAGGTTCTAACTTAGAGTATCAACGTTTCCTCGCCCACAGTGTGAATGGTGATTTCAAGCTTTGGGCACGTTTTCTTAACCTCA
The Humulus lupulus chromosome 6, drHumLupu1.1, whole genome shotgun sequence DNA segment above includes these coding regions:
- the LOC133784848 gene encoding protein ALP1-like; amino-acid sequence: MDDSDEEFEILFGDTSSSSSEELIGQVIMLNRLQEMQKSKQIRRPLRTSDMSGRQYLLELLNGHPDRFFYTIRMDINTFRSLCRRLVEMEVIEHDRVISVEEAVVMFLWIVTHNQRVRTVAERYQHSGETVCRQFGRVLDAFCYLGNEVIRPLDFNTVQAEIQNNSKYFPWFKDCVGAIDGTHVSAVAPTLKQLAFRGRKVDVTQNVMATCSFNMMFTYVYAGWEGTTNDSRVLLDAMRKDDNFPMPPQGKYYVVDSGYPNMPGFLAPYRGERYHLRRFRGRGNHPRGAMELFNYRHSSLRNVIERCFGLLKARFPILKSMPPYLLGKQRRIPIACCAIHNWIRMHSINDEMFEQYSVDARTVEDIEGTESQSNTTIENQQEGDGAGISETPELNFSQAYMAQMENVRDDIAGQMWLSYNNNT
- the LOC133781912 gene encoding uncharacterized protein LOC133781912 gives rise to the protein MKDEEEGKEKKDHPWPSSSSSPNKPYQEKEGTNLWGVFLFGLIGATATTFAVGQLRRTVDWVYSQLINRSSQSWKGGGSGKSFRTSFQEEAWKKYNRRMREEYEEEMERVERIRRMQNVFNRERNKYRRGYESWRENDSGSYNQHFQRDDWYWKKSDTSSSSSSSSSSSSRARANYWEAPRENYNVSYSLSHHYSVLGLDRFRAKPYTEAEIKTAFRTKAKEFHPDQNQQNKDAAEAKFKEVMTSYEAIKNERKTM
- the LOC133784849 gene encoding uncharacterized protein LOC133784849, with translation MDEKNVDIDDHASWPEAIESYFISLLYEEAKKGLQTTTLDKKGWLKIENDILNSFGKRYKMHQLKSKFNRLRKAHREFSHLLEQTGMGWNPQTNTVTANDEKYPNAKRFQKKGLQHYGMLGEIFNNTTTTGGMSYASTQLPPSSVEERQQERHFVGTGAHVDVGFEFDGDNYGEEEEVTGVCRRATSAPPDAPKPKEKKNKGANPSIDHVMEELAKSISAKTEASLVRSETMRKYYESRERRISEETSNVTNSYNVEDCQNILDGIPNLDNKIYLKALQEFVATPEWRGIFMRMNEERRRAYLDSLMG